The Nonlabens sp. Hel1_33_55 genome contains the following window.
TTGAACTTTCGGTTATTGCTAAAACCGGTTATCCAGGTTATTTCTTGATCACATGGGACTTTATTAAAGCAGCCAGAGAAATGGACGTGGCGGTAGGACCAGGTCGTGGATCTGCCGCAGGTAGTGCCGTAGCATACTGTTTAAAAATCACCAATGTAGATCCTATCCACTACGATCTACTTTTTGAGAGATTCCTGAACCCGGATCGGGTTTCTATGCCTGATATTGATATTGACTTTGATGATGAGAACCGTTATAAGGTGATGGACTATGTCATCGAGAAGTACGGTGCATCGCAGGTGGCTCAAATAATCACTTATGGTACCATGGCAGCAAAATCCTCGATTAGGGATTGCGCTAGAGCACTGGATTTGCCGCTGCAAGATGCTGATCGTGTTGCAAAACTTATCCCAGATTTTGCCAAGCTTAAAAAGATCTTTGCACTGGAAGACAATGAGATCAGCGGGAAATTTAGAGGTGATGATGCAGACATGGTTCGTGAACTACGCAGCCTCGCCGAAGGTGATGATCCCGTAGGAGAGATGTTGAAGCAGGCTAGAATACTTGAAGGATCTGTGCGCAATACAGGAGTTCATGCTTGTGGTGTAATCATCACGCCTGACGATTTGACCAATTTCGTTCCTGTAGCCACGGCAAAGAATTCTGATCTCTATGTAACGCAATTTGACAATAATGTAGTGGAAGATGCTGGTCTGTTGAAAATGGACTTTTTGGGCTTGAAAACCTTGAGCCAAATCAAAGACACCATTGCCATCATCAAGGATCGACACAATATTGAATTGGATATAGAGGCGATTCCGCTGGATGATGATAAAACATATGAATTGTTCCAGCGTGGTGAGACGACCGCGATTTTCCAATACGAGAGTGTTGGAATGCAGAAATATATGCGTGAACTTAAGCCTACGCAGTTTGCAGACTTGATCGCCATGAACGCATTGTATCGTCCAGGACCACTGGAATACATTCCTGAATTTATTGATCGTAAACACGGTCGTAAAGAGATCAGTTATGATCTTGATGCCATGGAAGAGTTCTTAAAAGAGACTTACGGAATTACGGTTTACCAAGAGCAGGTAATGCTACTGTCTCAAAAACTAGCCAACTTCTCCAAAGGTGATGCAGATGTCTTAAGAAAAGCCATGGGTAAAAAGCAAATGGCAACACTTCAAAAGATGAAGCCGCAGTTTCTGGATGCAGGAGAAGCAAATGGACACGATCGTACGATATTGGAAAAAGTCTGGAAAGACTGGGAAGCCTTTGCATCTTATGCATTCAACAAGTCACACTCGACGTGCTATGCGTGGATTGCCTATCAAACAGCTTACTTAAAAGCTAACTACCCAGCGGAGTTCATGGCAGCAACATTGTCAAACAACATGAACCAGATTAAGGATGTGACTAAGTTCATGGACGAGTGCCGTCGTATGGGACTGGAAGTCATGGGGCCTGATGTCAATGAATCGGTTTACAAATTTACGGTGAACCCAAAAGGAGCGATACGTTTTGGAATGGGAGCTGTGAAAGGTTTGGGTCACAATGCAGTAATGACGATCATAGAGAATAGAGAAGAAAGTCCTTACACCAGTATTTTTGATATGGCTAAGCGTATTGATCTACGAGCGGCAAATAAAAAATCATTTGAAGCACTCGCATTGAGTGGTGGATTTGACGGTTTGGGCGGCGATAATAGAGCGCAGTATTTCCATGAGGCAGATAATGGTCAGATGTTTTTGGAACAAGTGGTCAAGTACGCCCAGAAGTTTCAGGAGAATGAGAATAGCGCACAGGTTAGCCTATTCGGTGAGTCGAGTGATGTGCAGATTCCAGAACCACAATTACCTATTTGTGAGGAATGGGGAACGATGGAAAAACTCAAACGTGAGAAGGAAGTCGTGGGAATCTATATTTCTGGACACCCATTGGACGACTACAAAAAGGAAATAGATTTTTTCTGTAATTCAAATTTGTCGGTAATGACAGACTTGGAATCCTTAGTCAACAAGGAGTTAAGCTTTTGCGGTGTGATTACGGAATGCCGTCATCTTGTGAGCAAAGCAAATAAAGGTTGGGGAAGTTTTATCATGGAAGATTATAATGATAGCTATGAGTTTAGACTCTTTGGTGAAGATTATTTGAAGTTCAGACACTTTATAGTTCCTAACACATTTTTGTATGCGAAAATCAAGATCCAACAAGGCTGGATAGATAAGAATACTGGTAAGCCTAGAGATCCTAGAATCGTATTCACACACATGCAACAACTACAAGATGTGATGTCAACAGCGGCCAAAAGCCTGACCATAGAATTTCATGTAGCAGAATTGATGGAGAAACGAGTAGAATTACTCAAAGAAGTACTGGATAAACACAAGGGCGATCACCGTTTGCACTTTAATCTAAAAGATCATGAGGAGAAAATATCTATAGATATGTCCAGTAGGTTACACAAAGTCAACGTTACTGCAGAACTATTAGCAATGCTGGATGAAGCAGAGATCAATTATGGTGTTAAAGGATAACCTATCATAACCATTATTAAATAATATGAATGACTAGCTTAAAATTGTTCATACGATTTTTTGATGCTGTCATCATTTATATGATAACGGTTTCGGTTTTTTGGTTTTACTATTTTACGTTAGACACTCTTGGTGGTGAAGACCCATCGGACTCCTTTTTAAATTATTTTTATATTATTTGTGCTATAAGCTCAAGTGCTACTTTATCTATATCATTTGTATTCGATAGTAGAGTTGTAAAATCTTCCTTGCTGCTTATATCAATTATGTTGATTGCTTATTCCGTGGAGCTCTTAACGCAAGGCGCAAGTTGTAGATTTTATCAATACACTGGCTGGATTAGTATGTTTGCTTATTTCACCATCTTATGCCTTTCGTTTATTTTAATGATAAAGGTGGTTTTAAATTATACAAAGGTTCTGTACATTTCAATATTACCATTCATTATTGTTTTGATAGATTTTTATTACCTGTTTATTTCCTTTCAGATTATCGACTATCTTATTTACGTTTTAAATTTAAAGCTCATAATCACATAACCGCATACTTGTATAGGCAACTCTAATATAGGTTTAAGAAAACTGGCGTAGGATTTGCCTAACTTTGAATATAATTAATAATAAAGAAATCATGGCATTAGAAATAACAGATGCAAATTTTGAAGAAACAGTCCTTAAAAGTGACAAACCTGTTTTGGTTGACTTTTGGGCAGCTTGGTGTGGACCATGTCGTATGGTAGGTCCTATCATTGATGAGGTTTCTAGTGAATATACAGACAAAGCCGTAGTAGGTAAACTTGACGTTGATGCAAATCAGGAATTTGCAGCAAAGTATGGTGTACGTAATATCCCAACCGTTTTGGTATTCCAGAATGGTGAAGTAGTAGGCCGCCAAGTAGGAGTTGCTCCTAAAAATGCTTACACAGACGCATTGGATGAGTTGTTGAAATAATAACACTTTCCTTATAACTTCAAAGCTCATCATAACGATGGGCTTTTTTTATGCAGTGATGTTGATGTTTAGTTCGCTTTCGCGAAAGCGGAACAATTTAAAATCTTGATCTACAAATCAATTGCTTTTAGTTGAGCTAAAAGGTGCTTCTACCCAACAATAGTTTAACCAAAACCAACCCAGTTTTAAGAAAGTGCTGGCAGCTAACTCGCCCTAATCGTAATATCTTGAAAAGAAAAAACGATGAAAACCATACTGCTTAAAAATAGACCCGAAGGAAAGCCACAAACCTCTGATTTCGAATTTGTCGAGAGAGATAAGCCATCGCCAAAAGATGGAGAGGTTTTGCTAGAAACCAAATATGTATCAGTAGATCCATACATGCGCGGCCGCATGCGTGATGAGAAATCATATATCGAGCCTTTCAAGTTGGATGAACCCATACAATCTGCCATAGTTGCGGAGGTTGTGGAGAGCAAACATGAGAAATTCCAGAAAGGTGATTTCCTAACCGGAATGCTGCAATGGAAGGAATTTCAAACCAGCAATGGCAAAGGATTACGCAAGGTGAGCAAAGATAAAGTCTCTTTAAGTGCTTATTTGGGAGTTTTGGGAATGACTGGATTGACGGCATATTTTGGTTTGACCAGAATAGGAGAGCTCAAAGAAGGCGAGACGTTGCTAGTTTCTGGAGCTGCTGGTGCGGTAGGATCTGTTGTGGGACAAATTGGTAAAATTAAAGGATGTAAAGTCATAGGAATCGCAGGAACTGATGAGAAAGTAGAAATGCTCAAGAATGAATTCGGTTTTGATGATGCGATCAACTACGATAAAACCGATGACATGGCAGCTGCAATCAAGAAAGCAGCACCAGACGGTATAGATGTCTATTTTGACAATGTTGGAAGTTATACGCTGGATGCAGCCATGGAAAATATCAACCGTTTTGGTAGAGTGATCAATTGTGGTGCAATATCCCTTTACAATGAAACAGAACAACCTACAGGACCACGACTGGAAACCAAGATTGTCAAGAAAAGCCTCAAAATGCAAGGCTTCATAGTTCGCAATTTTGAGGAAGATTTTGAAGAAGGTATTGAGCAACTAAGCAGCTGGCTAAAAAGTGGCAAGCTTAAACACGAGGAAACGATCGTAGAAGGATTTGATGAGATCCCACAGGCATTTCTAGATTTGTTTGATGGAAAGAACAAGGGTAAAATGGTGGTGAAGGTCTAATTGCTGAAGTTTCTGTTTGAAATTGAAAGGTAGATTCTTAGTCTGTCTCGATAGATTGTTAACCTTTAGTAACTCATTCAAAACTTTTTAAATATATAGCTCTTGGCTATGCTCGAGCAAGCATCTTAAGAACTTAGAACTTAGAACTTAGAACTTAGAACTTAGAACTTAGAACTTAGAACTTAGAACTTGGAACTTGGAACTTGGAACTTGGAACTTGGAACTTGGAACTTGGAACTTTCAAACCTTATCTTCACTACATGGATCTGCAACAGGAACTGAACAAAACCTCTGGATTTAAGAACCTCGCATTACTGGCTAGCCAGGTAGTGGAAGGCTATATCAGTGGTATGCACAAATCACCTTTTCACGGTTTCAGCGCAGAGTTTGCGGAACATAAAATCTACAATCAAGGGGAAAGTACAAGACACATCGATTGGAAATTATATGCCAAAACCGATAAATACTACACCAAAAAATACGACGAGGAGACTAATTTAAGATGTCACTTAATTGTGGATAATAGTGCTTCCATGCACTACCCAGCAGTAAAGAGTCAGGAGTTGGGATCTTTGAATAAAATTGGATTTGCTTCACTGGCTACTGCAAGCATTATGAATTTGTTGAAAAAACAACGGGATGCTGTAGGGTTAAGTGTGTATTCCGATACCTATGAGTACTATGCTCCAGAAAAAGGAAGTGAGCGCCATCACACCATGTTGCTGGATCAATTAAATGGCGTCAGTGTTGAGAAGAATAATTTCAAGGCAACGGACACCTACAAATATCTACACGAGATCGCTGAAAACATCAAACGAAGATCCTTGATCATTCTATTCACAGATATGTTCCAAAATGATCGCCAGGAAGAGGAATTATTCGAGGCACTAAGACACTTGAAATATAATAAGCATGATGTCGTGTTATTCCACACCTACGATAGTGCAACAGAAATCAATTTTGATTTTGAGAATAGACCAACTCGGTTTATTGACGTGGAATCTGGAGAATATATCAACGTATATGCAGATAATGTCAAAGACTCCTATAAGGAATCTATCTCTATATATTTTGAAGAATTAAGAGTGAAGTGCGGTCAATACAGGATTAAATATGTTCCCGTAGATATTCAGAAAGACTTCAATGTGATTTTGACGACTTTTCTATTGGAACGTCAACTATTCAAATAAAAAAAGCCGATTTACTAAAAGTAAATCGGCAATTCCACTCGGGCATCTTAGGGATTAAGAGTTGTCGTCGGTTTTTATTTTCTCAACGTTACCGTTATCGTCGTACTTGATTTTAGTCTCGCTACCGTCGTTGTTTTCAATCTTGACTTTGTCTTCTTTAACTTCGACATTGTCTCCATTATCAATCATGTCCTGCGCAGTTTCCTCAGCAGTCATTTCTTCATTTTCTCTACATGAAGCAAAAGATATTACCATTGCTGCTGCGATAAACGATACTTTAAAAAGAGTTTTCATTTGATAAAATTTAAGGTGTAAATGTATATCATTCAATACGTTGTAATCATAATAAAAACAAAAAACCTGCTTTGGGAAAAGCAGGTTTTGTAACCATATAAATTGTTGAAAAGAGTAAAGGTTACTTAAAATAAGTCTAACGTTTTAGGGATTGTTTTACTTATCTATCGACGAATATACCTTGTTTATCGACAATCACAAATTAAAGATTCAAAAACCTCTTATAAAGTCTATTTTTTAACCAATTTAATCGATGAACGGTTGTTTTTAAAATCATATGCTTCCACAATATATATTCCAGATGCTAAATTGGATACATCATAACGCTCCTGATTACTCCCAAAAGTTTTAACCGTCTGCCCAGTCATTGATCTTACAATCACATTTTGCATAGGTACATTAAACTTGAAAGCATCGCGAGTAGGGTTAGGATACAACTGTATATCTATGATTGAAAGATCATTATCATTAGTACTCGCCGTGGTGTTAAGTTCTCTTGAAGAAAAAACTTTATATCCACCTGCTGGAATGTTGATGTTTGCATTCTGGTCTGTCACATCTAAACTAGTCCCACCAAAATAATCATACCAAGTACCGGTCTGAGTGAACTTAGGAGAAATTTGCTTAGGCGTCACGTCAAAATTCGCAAGTACGACAGCATCAAATTCAGAACCTCTAAGCTCTATTCTCTTAACAAGACCACCGTTAAGCTCCAAGAAGTTATTCCTATTGTTAAAGGTTTCTGGATACTTAACTTTTAGTTTAATCATTTCACTAGTTATTTCATATAAGTCTAAACGATCTGCATTAGTGCTGTAACCGTTAGTAAAGGGAACTGGTTTTCTACCGGTACGCCCGTTTTCATCGATGTCAATATCATAACCTAATTCGCCAAATTGCCACAGCATTTTAGGTCCAGGAATGCTGTATTGTACTGCAGCGAGGGCTTCTTGTCTGTCTAAAGCGATTGGTAGTGAACGAATATTGTAAGAGGAATTATCTGGATTTCCAAAGTTCAACGTTTCAAACATGATACGCTGCTCATCATGACTTTCTGCATAGGATACCAGATGCTGATCATCAAAATTTCTTGAAGTAAAATACGATCTAAAAAGATTAGAATTGTCTGAATAGCCCAAAGAGTTTTGCTTGTATTCCGTAGTCATCTTTCCCCACATCATAAAACCGTTATTAGCTAGAATACGCTCTTCCTCAAAATCTGCAAGGTGTTCGAGTATAAGATAGATGTCGCTATCATTATTATCGAGTAGAAAAGATTTGTAATCATTAAGTATCGCTATTCTTGAGTCGTCACGAGCTCCCCAATCACCGAAGCCGTTTGTTATAGTTTGCGTAAATCCTTTACTTAAATCAAATCTAAATCCATCAATATTAAACTCATCTAGAAAATACTGTAACGTTTGCTTTACGTATTCCTTAGTCCAAGGGCTTTCATGATTAAAATCTTCAAAAAACTCTAGTACACGATGTGGTGCTGATGTATTTAAATAAGGATTGTCTGGTCCAGCTCCATTACCACTATCGTCTGGCCACAATTTTACCAAAGGACTGCTACCAGTGGCTTGGTTATACACCACATCGAGAATTACTGCAATTCCATTAGCGTGAAGTAAATCAACAAGTTCTTTAAATTTATCAGGTGTACCATAAGCTTTATCTAGAGCACCATGGTAAGCTGGATCATAGCCCCAACTATCATTACCACCAAATTCATTGAGAGGCATAAATTCAACCGCATTTATTCCTAAGTTAGTGAGATAGTCTATGTTATCTATAATCGCCTGATAACTATCTTCTTCAGAAAAATCGCGCACTAGTAATTCATAGATTACTAAATTCTCGTTATCTGGTCTTTGAAAATCTGTAATGTTCCATTGATACGGTGTTTCTAAGTAAGTAGCTAGACTTATCGCACCTGTGGTTTCACCCATTGGATATGCAGATAAATTAGGATAGTTTCCAGCCTTTATGAATTGATCTGTTATAGGGTCTAAAATTTCTGTACTGAAAGGATCAGCTATTTTTATGGTACCATCAACGATGTATTGATAGAGAAACTCTTCATTTGCCACAAAATTATTGGCAGGCACTGTTACCCAGAAGTAGTCTCCATCCTTCTTCAATTGAGTTGCTAGCGTTGGTCTCCAATTTGTAAAGCTAGAGATAAGTAGTGCACTCGATTTGGCAGGAGCCGCTAGAAGGAAAGTAACACTACCATCTGCATTCTCGTTCACGCCATTTTTTAAACCGGCAGGTCTAACCTCCGTCTGAGTTGCCGCAGGAACAAATACTTGCACTCGATCTGTAACCACATCATTACCTGTGTCTGCAGTAAAAACAATTTCATAGGTTCCAGCGGTATCGAAAGTAAAAGGTACGCTCAGGTTTTGTTGATCGTTTACATTAGCAATACTTGTATTATTGACAGTGAGGTCAAGTGTTGCATTTTGTGAACTACTGGCACTAATGGTTATTTGTTGATTTAAATTAATGATTTGATTATCGCTAGGTGTGGTGATCACAGCATTCAACCCTGGTTGAAAGATGGTTAACTTATAATCTTGGGTCTGTACTGGATTATTTCCATTGGTTCCATTCGCGTTTCTAATTACAAAATCTATAGCGGTAATTATATCCGTACTAGGATTTACTCCAAAATATTGATTTAAGGTAGGTCCTAATGTGATTTGGTAGGAATTCTGCCCAGTACTCGTAAATGTTGGATTAACCGTTGGATCATTGTCAAAAAAAGCATTCTCTCCAGTTGGTGTGTTTTGAAAGTCCTGCCCATTAATCGTGACACCGGCATATAGGTGTAACGTTTGAGTGGTCCCTTCCAAAGGTGTACCTGTCGCGTCAAACAAAATTGTTACTGCCTGATCTGCTGTAGGTGTAGGCGATGCTGTTGATACTTGCGCTTTCGCGAAAGCGAATACTAAAAAAGTAAGTAGTAGAGTTATATATTTCATATCTGATTTTTATTATTAGAACAAAAAAAAGGGCTGCGAACAGCCCTTTAAAATCATCCCTATGTCTTAAATAGATACCAATTCATAGGTGTAATTACGTGGCTGGCTCAAGTCAAGCTCTGCTCTATAAGTACCAGAAGTACCTACCTCAATGTTGGCTGAGTTAAATTCAAGCACACCATCGCCACCGTTATCACCAAAATTGGTAAAATCTGTCCATTCTTGTGCTCTAAATTTGAACTCTCCTGCGTCCATTGTCAGTTCTACAGTCCACAGTTTTGTTTCTTTATTATAGGTCATATTAAGTTCATCATCCCATCCTGCAGGATTTGTAGGCTGAGTAGCCGCGCCTATGATTCCCCAAACGCGTGAAGAAGCACTCCATGAAGCATCGTCTGTAGTAGGGTCACCATCAGGATCAAGATTTACAGTAATGTAATAATATCCTGGACCAGGAACAGTAAGGTTTCCAGCACCACCATCATTTGATAGCATACCAGTTCCGCCGTCTCCAAAAGCACCCTCAAAACCTTCGTTAGTTGGTGTAAACTTGAATTCAGGAGCGTCATTACTCATAAAAATAAATCCTTCAAATTCTACACTACCAAATTCTGTAGCTTCTAAAAAAGGAGTTTCTGAATCGCTAGGTGTCCAGTTTGCGCCATAACCGCTAGATTCTGCGTAATTACCAGGTACATAAAGTTTTGGAGAATCTGTAGTATATGAAGTTACAGATAAAGTCAAAATATCTGAAACTAGTGGCTCCATACCAGCATCTGCTGTAGTTCCTACAATTCTCATTGCAATAACACCTTGAGAAAATGGAGTCAAACCTAAAGTTGCAGAAAGGTCATTGAGACGTTCTACAGTTAGATCTACAAAATTATTATTGGTTGTAGTAACCACTTCTGCATTTGAAAAATCGTTAGGATCAGTGGATGCCTCGACAGCATAAGTTACTGATATAGGAGTTTCAAATGATGGAGTACTCCATACAAGACGCTCTGCTAAATTATCTTTAGTTTCAAAAGTTAATATATACGAAGCAGAAGCAGGTGATTCAAAAGTGAGCTGAGAATCTGCTTGATCAATAAACAATTGCTCATCATCATCGCTACAAGATACCACTGCCATAATCGCTAGAAAAGACAATAGAAGGGTTGTGATTTTTTTCATTTTTATAGAGTTATTTTATTAATTAATATCCAGGATTCTGGACTAGGTTTGAGTTCAAATTAAGTTCTGTTGTTGGAATTGGGAATACATTTCTAAAAGCAGCTGTCGTTGTACCACTTTGAACATTTCCTTTCCACTCCCAGATTCCGTTTGTTGAGAACTGATTAAATCTGATAAGATCTTGACGTCTATGTGATTCCCAGTGTAGTTCTCTACCACGCTCATCAAGTATAAAATCTAAAGTAAGATCATTACTTGAAATTCCATTAGAATCATTCCCATACGCTCTTTGTCTTATGGTATTGATGTAATTAACTGCTGTTGCATTATTACCACCAGCACCACGTGCTACGATCTCTGCATACATTAAATAAGCATCAGCTAATCTAAATACTGGAAAATCTGTGCTTACAAATGTTGGATTAGGTGCCGGTGTGCCATCAAGATTCACATTTTGGAACTTAACAATGGCAAATCCATCTTGAAACCTTCCTACATCTGCGATACTTTTTTGCTGTCCTTCTGTAAAGAAGTTTTCTCTCGAATCATTGGAGTTTTCTTCGTTAGGGAAAAGAGCTACAAATTCTGGAGTGGTTCTAATTCCACCCCAACCTGAATCTAAGCCGTAGTTTGCTGGATCCATGTTTCCTCCAACTGGTGCGTGTGAAAGAAAGGTGGTTCCTCCAAAGGTCTGTGTATTTTCACCATCGTAGTTCAATGTCCAGATAAACTCATTCTGTGCACCATTGATGTTATTGTCAGCAAGAAACAATGCACGATAAGGTAAGTCAGTATCAATGACATAACCTTGACCGATTACTGCATTTACATAGGTAAGGGCGTCACCGTATCGAGGTGTGCCTGTATAAACTTCTGCATTCATGTAAATTTTTGCAAGTAACATTTGCGCTGCAGCTTGACTCACACGACCATAATCTGATCCTTGTCCGGATGGGAGCTGATCAACAATATCGAGCAATTCGCTTTCTACGTATGCAAAAAGATCTTCTCTTGAAATATATTCAGGTAATTCTGAACCATCAGCCGCGGTATTTTCTGTGGTAAATGGTAAGGTTCCAAACATATCCATACCATGGTAGTAAGAATAGGCTCTCAAAAATCTAGCGTCTGAGACGTAGCTTCTTACTAACTCAGCATCTGCTCCTGAAAGGCCTGCGTCTGCTATAGCAGCATCAGAGGATTCTCTAATAAATGCATTAGTTAGGGTTACTTGGTAACTCAGTCTAGCAAACATAGCAGCGATAAACTCGTTGTCTGGAGTCCAGTTTTGCCAGTGAAGGTCCTTGATGGTACCATCATTCCAAGCAATTATGGCTTCATCAGTAGTTAATTCTGAAAGTTTCCAGAATAATCTACCATAGTTTGAAAAGCCACCATCAATTCCCTGAATATCCGCACCACCATCACCACCAGATTGGCCACCTGTGATTAGACCTGCGTACAATTTTGCCCAGCGACCTTGAAAAGCCTCTAAATTTGCAAGTTCTCCTGATGCAGAAGTGTTGCCCTCAGGCTCAAGATCTAGAGCATCTTCACAAGCAACAAATGCTGCCGATGCAATAAATAATGCAAAAACTAATTTATATATTCTCATCATGTATAATTTTTAAAATTCAAAATTCAATCCAAAAATGACTCCTCTAGATCTAGGAAAGATTGCCTGATCAACACCGTTACCTATTTCTGGGTCCAAACCACTGTAATCAGTTATAACGAATAGGTTAGTTCCTGTTACAGAGGCTCTTATTCCTATTTTGTCGGTATTGAAGGTATATCCTAACGATAAGTTATCCAACCTTAAAAAATCTGACTTCTCTATGTACTCACTT
Protein-coding sequences here:
- the dnaE gene encoding DNA polymerase III subunit alpha, encoding MYLIFDTETTGLPKDYKAPITETDNWPRVVQIAWQLHDDMGNLVDHQDYLIQPDGFDIPYDSERIHGISTALAQEEGHPIVEILEKFNDALEMTNFVVGHNIKFDLNVTGAEFIRAQIENSLQELPVLDTCTEHTAQLCQLPGGRYGKFKLPKLGELHEFFFKESFEEAHNATADVVATTRCFLELVRLQQYSVAQLKQDADYLVRFRESNPSTIQPEGIEHTNLKEASAKLVSNDEPEISKAEIKENLDELSDVPFAHLHNHSQFSILQSTASVQDLVQAAAANDMPAVAMTDHANMMGAFHFVKAVKAHNASIAGDEESRLKPIKPIIGCEFQVCEDMNDKSVKDNGYQIVMLAKNKNGYHNLAKMASKAYTDGFYYVPRIDRKLVEQYKDDLIILTGNLYGEVPSKILNVGEKQAEEALLWWKEQFGADLYVEVMRHDQEDEQRCNQVLLELASKHDVKIVATNNTYYIDKADANAHDILLCVKDNEKQATPIGRGRGYRYGLPNQEYYFKSSGEMKQLFKDLPQAILNVKEVVDKVEAYELARDVLLPAFKIPQEFVDPDDVINKTKNGENAYLRHLTYEGAALRYGEDFSDEIRERLDFELSVIAKTGYPGYFLITWDFIKAAREMDVAVGPGRGSAAGSAVAYCLKITNVDPIHYDLLFERFLNPDRVSMPDIDIDFDDENRYKVMDYVIEKYGASQVAQIITYGTMAAKSSIRDCARALDLPLQDADRVAKLIPDFAKLKKIFALEDNEISGKFRGDDADMVRELRSLAEGDDPVGEMLKQARILEGSVRNTGVHACGVIITPDDLTNFVPVATAKNSDLYVTQFDNNVVEDAGLLKMDFLGLKTLSQIKDTIAIIKDRHNIELDIEAIPLDDDKTYELFQRGETTAIFQYESVGMQKYMRELKPTQFADLIAMNALYRPGPLEYIPEFIDRKHGRKEISYDLDAMEEFLKETYGITVYQEQVMLLSQKLANFSKGDADVLRKAMGKKQMATLQKMKPQFLDAGEANGHDRTILEKVWKDWEAFASYAFNKSHSTCYAWIAYQTAYLKANYPAEFMAATLSNNMNQIKDVTKFMDECRRMGLEVMGPDVNESVYKFTVNPKGAIRFGMGAVKGLGHNAVMTIIENREESPYTSIFDMAKRIDLRAANKKSFEALALSGGFDGLGGDNRAQYFHEADNGQMFLEQVVKYAQKFQENENSAQVSLFGESSDVQIPEPQLPICEEWGTMEKLKREKEVVGIYISGHPLDDYKKEIDFFCNSNLSVMTDLESLVNKELSFCGVITECRHLVSKANKGWGSFIMEDYNDSYEFRLFGEDYLKFRHFIVPNTFLYAKIKIQQGWIDKNTGKPRDPRIVFTHMQQLQDVMSTAAKSLTIEFHVAELMEKRVELLKEVLDKHKGDHRLHFNLKDHEEKISIDMSSRLHKVNVTAELLAMLDEAEINYGVKG
- the trxA gene encoding thioredoxin, whose protein sequence is MALEITDANFEETVLKSDKPVLVDFWAAWCGPCRMVGPIIDEVSSEYTDKAVVGKLDVDANQEFAAKYGVRNIPTVLVFQNGEVVGRQVGVAPKNAYTDALDELLK
- a CDS encoding NADP-dependent oxidoreductase, with translation MKTILLKNRPEGKPQTSDFEFVERDKPSPKDGEVLLETKYVSVDPYMRGRMRDEKSYIEPFKLDEPIQSAIVAEVVESKHEKFQKGDFLTGMLQWKEFQTSNGKGLRKVSKDKVSLSAYLGVLGMTGLTAYFGLTRIGELKEGETLLVSGAAGAVGSVVGQIGKIKGCKVIGIAGTDEKVEMLKNEFGFDDAINYDKTDDMAAAIKKAAPDGIDVYFDNVGSYTLDAAMENINRFGRVINCGAISLYNETEQPTGPRLETKIVKKSLKMQGFIVRNFEEDFEEGIEQLSSWLKSGKLKHEETIVEGFDEIPQAFLDLFDGKNKGKMVVKV
- a CDS encoding DUF58 domain-containing protein; protein product: MDLQQELNKTSGFKNLALLASQVVEGYISGMHKSPFHGFSAEFAEHKIYNQGESTRHIDWKLYAKTDKYYTKKYDEETNLRCHLIVDNSASMHYPAVKSQELGSLNKIGFASLATASIMNLLKKQRDAVGLSVYSDTYEYYAPEKGSERHHTMLLDQLNGVSVEKNNFKATDTYKYLHEIAENIKRRSLIILFTDMFQNDRQEEELFEALRHLKYNKHDVVLFHTYDSATEINFDFENRPTRFIDVESGEYINVYADNVKDSYKESISIYFEELRVKCGQYRIKYVPVDIQKDFNVILTTFLLERQLFK
- a CDS encoding alpha-amylase family glycosyl hydrolase, whose translation is MKYITLLLTFLVFAFAKAQVSTASPTPTADQAVTILFDATGTPLEGTTQTLHLYAGVTINGQDFQNTPTGENAFFDNDPTVNPTFTSTGQNSYQITLGPTLNQYFGVNPSTDIITAIDFVIRNANGTNGNNPVQTQDYKLTIFQPGLNAVITTPSDNQIINLNQQITISASSSQNATLDLTVNNTSIANVNDQQNLSVPFTFDTAGTYEIVFTADTGNDVVTDRVQVFVPAATQTEVRPAGLKNGVNENADGSVTFLLAAPAKSSALLISSFTNWRPTLATQLKKDGDYFWVTVPANNFVANEEFLYQYIVDGTIKIADPFSTEILDPITDQFIKAGNYPNLSAYPMGETTGAISLATYLETPYQWNITDFQRPDNENLVIYELLVRDFSEEDSYQAIIDNIDYLTNLGINAVEFMPLNEFGGNDSWGYDPAYHGALDKAYGTPDKFKELVDLLHANGIAVILDVVYNQATGSSPLVKLWPDDSGNGAGPDNPYLNTSAPHRVLEFFEDFNHESPWTKEYVKQTLQYFLDEFNIDGFRFDLSKGFTQTITNGFGDWGARDDSRIAILNDYKSFLLDNNDSDIYLILEHLADFEEERILANNGFMMWGKMTTEYKQNSLGYSDNSNLFRSYFTSRNFDDQHLVSYAESHDEQRIMFETLNFGNPDNSSYNIRSLPIALDRQEALAAVQYSIPGPKMLWQFGELGYDIDIDENGRTGRKPVPFTNGYSTNADRLDLYEITSEMIKLKVKYPETFNNRNNFLELNGGLVKRIELRGSEFDAVVLANFDVTPKQISPKFTQTGTWYDYFGGTSLDVTDQNANINIPAGGYKVFSSRELNTTASTNDNDLSIIDIQLYPNPTRDAFKFNVPMQNVIVRSMTGQTVKTFGSNQERYDVSNLASGIYIVEAYDFKNNRSSIKLVKK
- a CDS encoding SusE domain-containing protein — protein: MKKITTLLLSFLAIMAVVSCSDDDEQLFIDQADSQLTFESPASASYILTFETKDNLAERLVWSTPSFETPISVTYAVEASTDPNDFSNAEVVTTTNNNFVDLTVERLNDLSATLGLTPFSQGVIAMRIVGTTADAGMEPLVSDILTLSVTSYTTDSPKLYVPGNYAESSGYGANWTPSDSETPFLEATEFGSVEFEGFIFMSNDAPEFKFTPTNEGFEGAFGDGGTGMLSNDGGAGNLTVPGPGYYYITVNLDPDGDPTTDDASWSASSRVWGIIGAATQPTNPAGWDDELNMTYNKETKLWTVELTMDAGEFKFRAQEWTDFTNFGDNGGDGVLEFNSANIEVGTSGTYRAELDLSQPRNYTYELVSI